From the Desulfovibrio sp. Huiquan2017 genome, one window contains:
- a CDS encoding zinc resistance protein gives MKKFVMAFAVVAVVALFSANAMAWGMHGWQGNGCGRGYTSQVDQKAYQDFLSATTDLRASVRADRAEIAAIMAGQNPDAKRVRTLTENIDKNAAAIQDKATALGLPQNGGMGYGFMRGGRMGYGYGNGFGCPAWQ, from the coding sequence ATGAAGAAGTTTGTTATGGCATTCGCGGTTGTTGCGGTTGTCGCTCTGTTTTCCGCCAACGCCATGGCCTGGGGCATGCACGGCTGGCAGGGCAACGGATGCGGCAGGGGTTACACCAGCCAGGTGGATCAAAAGGCTTATCAGGATTTCCTGAGTGCCACCACTGACTTGCGCGCGTCCGTTCGCGCCGACCGGGCCGAGATCGCGGCAATCATGGCCGGACAGAATCCGGATGCCAAGCGGGTTCGCACCCTGACTGAAAACATCGACAAGAACGCCGCCGCCATCCAGGACAAGGCCACGGCCTTGGGGCTGCCCCAGAACGGCGGCATGGGCTACGGTTTCATGCGCGGCGGCAGGATGGGCTACGGGTACGGCAACGGCTTCGGCTGCCCCGCTTGGCAGTAG
- a CDS encoding NAD(P)-dependent oxidoreductase produces MEPGVGGGRVLPEADALLVRNLPMPRELLALAPRLRVVSQFGVGSDKVDWQYLTSRNIPLLMTTGSNSVAVAEHAVMLMMAMAKDLGAAQKAVTDDWLWRDKHTALNLNGRTMLVIGFGNSGRLMAKLCVAFGMRVIAFSRSLDKSPIPGVELTKDFRAALPEADFISLLVPYTPETHHMLSWEDMQRLKPGAFLINVGRGKLLDETVVLKALDQGFLGGVGLDVFETEPPAPDSPLLRHPRSFFTPHIAGMTLESMTQMSVMSAQNLLDALDGKIDDRMVFNKDVLRK; encoded by the coding sequence GTGGAGCCCGGAGTGGGGGGGGGGCGGGTCCTCCCGGAGGCGGACGCTCTTCTGGTTCGCAATCTTCCGATGCCAAGGGAACTCCTGGCATTGGCTCCCCGCTTGCGCGTGGTTTCGCAGTTCGGCGTGGGCTCGGATAAGGTGGACTGGCAATACCTCACAAGCCGGAACATTCCCCTGCTCATGACCACCGGGTCAAACTCGGTAGCGGTGGCGGAACATGCCGTCATGCTGATGATGGCCATGGCCAAGGATCTCGGCGCGGCCCAAAAAGCCGTGACCGATGATTGGCTGTGGCGTGACAAGCATACGGCGTTGAATTTGAACGGCCGGACCATGTTGGTGATCGGTTTCGGCAACAGCGGGCGGCTCATGGCCAAATTGTGCGTGGCCTTCGGCATGCGGGTTATCGCCTTCAGCCGTTCCTTGGACAAGAGTCCCATTCCCGGGGTGGAGTTGACCAAGGATTTCCGGGCCGCGCTGCCCGAAGCGGATTTCATTTCCCTACTTGTGCCCTACACACCGGAGACCCACCACATGCTTTCTTGGGAGGATATGCAGCGACTCAAGCCCGGAGCCTTTCTGATCAATGTTGGGCGGGGGAAGCTCCTGGACGAAACGGTAGTGCTTAAGGCTCTGGACCAGGGGTTCCTCGGCGGCGTCGGCCTCGATGTTTTTGAAACCGAGCCGCCAGCTCCCGATTCTCCCCTGTTGCGCCATCCTCGGTCTTTTTTTACGCCGCACATTGCTGGCATGACGTTGGAGAGCATGACGCAGATGAGCGTCATGTCGGCGCAGAACCTGCTGGACGCCCTTGACGGGAAAATCGACGATCGGATGGTTTTTAATAAGGATGTACTGCGCAAATAG